A genomic segment from Sphingomonas astaxanthinifaciens DSM 22298 encodes:
- a CDS encoding lipoprotein-releasing ABC transporter permease subunit gives MILNRYERIIAKRYLLPGKGEGERFIFLVSMISLGAVALGVAALIIVMSVMNGFRAELFEKTAGLNGHAILTGYDGRITGWQQVAAAAAKVPGVTSALPLIEQPLMASANGRVEGVLVRGMRVQDITGNPVLTGGVKSGSLSNLKPGCNCVAIGTRLAAQLGTFPGAEISLISPEGRDTPIGTVPRIVSYTVAATFEVGVYDYDNAFVIMPMEEAQTYMMLGDAVSNIELKVTDPDKVDRQMPALRQIIAGRGEATDWRGMNAAIFEALEVERVAMFVVLSLIILVAVFNILSSLIMLVRAKTRDIAILRTMGASRKGMMKVFVTVGTTIGTLGILLGLILGAVFLFFRQPLVNAIQWLTGQNLWDPSVRFLSELPSKTDPVEVTVIVLTAFVLSFLSTLYPAWKAASTDPVQVLRYE, from the coding sequence ATGATCCTCAACCGCTACGAGCGGATCATCGCCAAGCGCTATCTCCTCCCCGGCAAGGGCGAGGGCGAGCGCTTCATCTTCCTCGTCTCGATGATCAGCCTCGGCGCGGTCGCGCTCGGCGTTGCCGCGCTGATCATCGTGATGAGCGTGATGAACGGCTTCCGCGCCGAGCTGTTCGAGAAGACCGCGGGCCTCAACGGCCATGCGATCCTGACCGGCTATGACGGGCGCATCACCGGCTGGCAGCAGGTCGCCGCCGCCGCGGCCAAGGTGCCCGGGGTGACCTCGGCGCTGCCGCTGATCGAGCAGCCGCTCATGGCCAGCGCCAATGGCCGGGTCGAGGGCGTGCTGGTGCGCGGCATGCGGGTCCAGGACATTACCGGCAATCCGGTGCTGACCGGCGGGGTCAAGAGCGGGAGCCTGTCGAACCTCAAGCCCGGCTGCAACTGTGTCGCCATCGGCACCCGGCTCGCCGCCCAGCTTGGCACCTTTCCCGGCGCCGAGATCAGCCTGATCAGCCCGGAAGGGCGCGACACCCCGATCGGGACCGTGCCGCGGATCGTCAGCTACACCGTCGCCGCGACCTTCGAGGTCGGCGTCTACGATTACGACAATGCCTTCGTCATCATGCCGATGGAGGAAGCGCAGACCTACATGATGCTCGGCGACGCGGTCTCGAACATCGAGCTCAAGGTCACCGATCCCGACAAGGTCGACCGGCAGATGCCCGCGCTCCGCCAGATCATCGCCGGGCGCGGCGAGGCGACCGACTGGCGCGGCATGAATGCCGCCATCTTCGAGGCCCTCGAGGTCGAGCGGGTGGCGATGTTCGTGGTCCTCAGCCTCATCATCCTCGTCGCGGTGTTCAACATCCTCTCCTCGCTGATCATGCTGGTCCGCGCCAAGACCCGCGACATCGCGATCTTGCGGACCATGGGCGCGAGCCGGAAGGGCATGATGAAGGTGTTCGTGACGGTGGGGACGACCATCGGCACCCTGGGCATCCTCCTCGGGCTGATCCTCGGCGCGGTGTTCCTGTTCTTCCGCCAGCCGCTGGTGAACGCGATCCAGTGGCTGACCGGCCAGAATTTGTGGGACCCGAGCGTGCGCTTCCTCTCCGAACTGCCGAGCAAGACCGATCCGGTCGAGGTGACCGTGATCGTGCTGACCGCCTTCGTGCTCAGTTTCCTCTCGACGCTCTACCCGGCGTGGAAGGCGGCGAGCACTGACCCCGTGCAGGTGCTGCGTTATGAGTGA